A stretch of DNA from Micromonospora peucetia:
CCTCGGAGCGGTCGTCGGGGTCGAAGAGGACCCGGTCGCCTGAGACGATGGCGCGCACGTTCGGCCCGACCCCCACGGCGGTGGCCCAGGCCAGGCGTTTGCCCACGGCGGCGGTCGCCGGGATCACGATGCCGGCGGTCGAGCGTCGCTCACCCTCGCTCCCCTCCACCCGCACCAGCACGCGGTCGTGCAACATGCGGATCGGCAGCCCGGAGTCGAGATTCTGGTCGGCGGTCACGCCGGAAACGCTACCGTGTCCCCGTCGGCCGGCCGTGGGCGGTTACGCGCCGGGGGCCGGGGGCAATGTGTGGCGGACCTGCCATACGGTGGCGTCGTCGGACGTATCCTGTCCGCCCACCTGCGTGGGCGGGCCGATTCTCTTGCCAGGAGGTGCGCTTGAGCCGCTTCGAGCGGATACGCGGACGGCTCCGTCGCGCGTACGAGTCGGGCCGGGAGTCGACGCGCGTCCGCCGTACGGCCCCGGCCGACGATCCCGCGACGGCCGGCGTGGCCTCGCCGACGTCCCCCGGGCCGGTGGCGGCACCGTCCGCGACCGTGGTCGGCGCGGCGCCGCCCGCGGCCATGCACAACTCCACCTCCAGCCGGGACGACGCGGACGTCCCGCACGGGCTGCGGATCGCCGCTGCCTGGTCCTGGCGGCTGATCGTGATCGGTGTCGTCGCCTGGGCGCTGCTGAAGGTCGTCGGCACCGTCAAGATCGTGGTCATTCCGCTGGCCGTCGCGCTGCTGCTCTCGGCGTTGCTGGCGCCGGCGGTCGGCTGGCTGTTGCGGGCCCGACTGCCCCGCTCCCTGGCGACGGCGGTGGTGCTGGTCGGCGGCCTGGCCGGGGTGA
This window harbors:
- a CDS encoding GroES family chaperonin codes for the protein MTADQNLDSGLPIRMLHDRVLVRVEGSEGERRSTAGIVIPATAAVGKRLAWATAVGVGPNVRAIVSGDRVLFDPDDRSEVELHGRGYVLLRERDVHAVAAERVENNSTGLYL